From the genome of Symphalangus syndactylus isolate Jambi chromosome 7, NHGRI_mSymSyn1-v2.1_pri, whole genome shotgun sequence, one region includes:
- the FNDC9 gene encoding fibronectin type III domain-containing protein 9, producing MNIEVGNISYTGAIISWSSSEPCLEDYYHIMYRPNWNSIFSGYLRYSFHHEEKVPRTISSVVLEHLAPSTLYFLCISCKKAAFPYRHYCTMFHTLDKTPLAPGSSLVDPQISLWVLMAILLACFTAVLAFICLQFWCVRCHEPRWSYRAGHMEEANGLVRWPEEAPDLGQREEDLQGLPLVEVPRKNSRDGAELDPEANQDAPDAGALWRGGGDQPAILPHCGE from the coding sequence ATGAACATCGAGGTGGGGAACATTTCTTATACAGGAGCCATCATCTCCTGGTCGTCCTCGGAGCCCTGCCTGGAGGACTATTACCATATTATGTACAGGCCCAACTGGAATAGCATCTTCTCTGGCTATCTTCGCTACAGCTTCCACCACGAGGAGAAGGTGCCTCGAACGATCAGCTCCGTGGTGCTGGAACATCTCGCCCCTTCCACTCTCTACTTCCTGTGCATCAGCTGTAAGAAGGCTGCCTTCCCTTACAGGCACTACTGCACCATGTTCCACACCCTGGATAAGACTCCGCTGGCTCCTGGAAGCTCCCTGGTAGACCCCCAAATCTCCCTTTGGGTGCTGATGGCCATTCTGCTGGCCTGCTTCACAGCCGTCTTGGCCTTCATCTGCCTCCAGTTCTGGTGCGTCCGTTGCCATGAGCCGCGATGGTCTTACAGGGCTGGCCACATGGAGGAGGCCAATGGGTTGGTGAGATGGCCAGAGGAGGCCCCCGATCTTGGTCAGAGGGAGGAAGACCTGCAGGGGCTCCCCCTGGTGGAAGTGCCACGCAAGAACTCCAGAGATGGAGCTGAACTGGATCCTGAAGCCAACCAGGATGCCCCTGATGCGGGTGCCTTATGGAGGGGGGGTGGTGACCAACCCGCTATACTGCCTCATTGTGGGGAATga